The Pelorhabdus rhamnosifermentans genome includes a region encoding these proteins:
- the glyA gene encoding serine hydroxymethyltransferase translates to MSLLEQVDPQIFAAIALEKKRQQNKLELIASENFVSEAVMEAQGSVLTNKYAEGYPGHRYYGGCEHVDVVEQLAIDRAKKLFGADHVNVQPHSGAQANMAVYFAMLKPGDTIMGMNLSHGGHLTHGSPVNFSGKWFSVIPYGVDDKSQQIDYDALRELALTRHPKMIVAGASAYPRIIDFAKLGEIAREAGALLMVDMAHIAGLVAAGLHPSPIPHADFVTTTTHKTLRGPRGGMIFCREQYAKAIDKAIFPGIQGGPLMHVIAAKAVALQEASTQDFCRYQQQIVANAAALAEKLVNSGFTLVSGGTDNHLLLVDVRPQTITGKEAEKLLDDVGVTVNKNTIPFDPASPFVTSGIRLGAAAVTSRGMDETAMAVIGEIIAMVLSAPHDATVKQAARVKVAELCQKYPLYA, encoded by the coding sequence ATGTCCCTGTTAGAACAAGTAGATCCACAAATTTTTGCGGCTATCGCGCTGGAGAAGAAGCGTCAGCAGAACAAACTTGAACTGATTGCTTCAGAAAATTTTGTTAGCGAGGCAGTCATGGAGGCACAGGGATCGGTATTGACGAACAAATATGCCGAAGGCTATCCCGGTCACCGCTATTATGGCGGATGTGAACATGTTGATGTTGTGGAACAACTAGCAATCGATCGAGCTAAAAAACTGTTTGGTGCCGATCATGTCAATGTTCAGCCGCACTCTGGTGCACAGGCCAATATGGCTGTTTATTTTGCTATGTTAAAACCAGGTGATACTATTATGGGCATGAACTTGTCTCATGGCGGTCATCTTACACATGGCAGTCCTGTGAATTTTTCCGGCAAATGGTTCTCTGTGATTCCCTATGGTGTTGATGACAAGAGTCAGCAGATTGATTATGATGCGCTCCGAGAGTTGGCTCTTACTCGTCATCCTAAAATGATTGTAGCAGGTGCCAGCGCCTATCCGCGGATCATTGATTTTGCTAAACTTGGCGAAATTGCTCGTGAGGCTGGAGCACTTTTGATGGTAGATATGGCTCATATTGCCGGGCTTGTAGCAGCAGGGCTTCATCCCAGTCCTATTCCTCATGCTGATTTTGTTACAACAACAACTCATAAAACATTACGGGGCCCTCGTGGTGGAATGATTTTTTGTCGTGAACAATATGCCAAAGCGATTGACAAGGCTATTTTCCCGGGTATCCAGGGTGGTCCGCTTATGCATGTCATTGCAGCCAAAGCTGTGGCTCTTCAAGAAGCAAGTACGCAGGATTTTTGCCGTTATCAGCAGCAAATTGTTGCCAACGCAGCAGCTTTGGCAGAAAAACTTGTGAACAGTGGGTTTACCCTTGTGTCAGGTGGCACAGATAATCACTTGCTGCTTGTCGATGTGCGTCCCCAAACGATTACAGGCAAAGAAGCAGAGAAGTTGCTTGATGACGTTGGCGTGACTGTCAATAAAAACACCATTCCTTTTGATCCGGCCAGTCCCTTTGTAACAAGTGGAATTCGTCTGGGTGCGGCAGCTGTTACGTCACGGGGGATGGATGAAACGGCCATGGCGGTCATCGGCGAAATTATTGCTATGGTACTAAGTGCACCACATGATGCTACAGTGAAACAGGCTGCGAGGGTTAAGGTAGCGGAGCTGTGCCAAAAATATCCCTTATATGCTTAA
- a CDS encoding low molecular weight protein arginine phosphatase, with amino-acid sequence MHILVVCTGNTCRSPMAEALLEQKIASAHLEKKITVQSAGLAAVDRQPASSGAKAVMKARGLDLMSHESHLLTAEYVVAADLILTMTVSHKTYLLQLFPEASGKVSTLAEYSEEKQEVVDPFGGSLAEYERCAVMLDKLIYKAWRKICKQAGKNENFAEK; translated from the coding sequence TTGCATATCCTTGTTGTGTGTACAGGCAATACCTGCCGGAGTCCCATGGCGGAAGCCTTATTGGAACAAAAAATTGCATCAGCTCATTTGGAAAAAAAGATTACCGTTCAGTCGGCAGGTTTAGCAGCGGTTGATAGGCAGCCAGCCTCTTCTGGTGCCAAGGCGGTCATGAAAGCGCGCGGTCTTGATCTTATGTCGCATGAATCCCATCTTCTCACGGCAGAATATGTAGTAGCAGCTGATCTTATATTGACAATGACGGTCAGTCACAAGACTTACCTGCTTCAGTTATTTCCAGAGGCCAGCGGAAAGGTGAGTACCTTAGCTGAATATAGCGAGGAAAAACAGGAGGTTGTCGATCCTTTTGGCGGTAGCCTAGCAGAATATGAGCGCTGCGCCGTCATGTTGGACAAGCTGATTTATAAAGCCTGGAGAAAGATTTGTAAACAGGCAGGAAAAAACGAGAACTTTGCAGAAAAATGA
- a CDS encoding manganese efflux pump MntP, with product MSLLTVLNLLLLSFALGTDLFSVAIPIGMTHLSRWTIFRASLVFALFHIVMILTGYHLGHGLGTFVEEVGSQQVLGPQAVIQNWADLLGAVILVLIGVNMIRESFVKHKAASYSHPLQGWTLLMLATSVSIDAFAAGISMGMMDVDLIRLSILLGWVIFIISCTGLSVGRQLGRYVGAYAEVGGGALLTLFGLHLFMKGLF from the coding sequence GTGAGTCTATTGACAGTACTTAATTTACTACTGCTGAGTTTTGCTCTTGGGACGGACTTATTTTCCGTTGCAATTCCCATTGGGATGACGCACCTTTCACGCTGGACAATTTTTCGCGCTTCTCTTGTCTTTGCCCTATTCCATATTGTCATGATCTTAACGGGCTATCATTTAGGACATGGGCTGGGCACTTTTGTGGAAGAAGTGGGTTCTCAGCAGGTATTAGGGCCGCAGGCAGTTATTCAAAATTGGGCCGATCTGCTTGGCGCCGTCATTTTGGTACTCATTGGCGTTAATATGATTCGCGAAAGTTTTGTCAAACACAAAGCTGCTTCTTACAGTCATCCCCTTCAGGGCTGGACGCTGTTGATGCTTGCCACGAGTGTGAGTATTGATGCTTTTGCAGCTGGTATTAGCATGGGGATGATGGATGTCGATCTTATTCGTCTAAGTATATTGCTTGGATGGGTTATTTTTATTATCAGTTGTACGGGACTGAGTGTCGGGAGACAGCTTGGGCGCTATGTGGGTGCTTATGCCGAAGTAGGTGGCGGAGCGCTACTTACGCTGTTTGGCCTTCATCTATTTATGAAGGGCCTATTTTAA
- the upp gene encoding uracil phosphoribosyltransferase, which translates to MQVHLINHPLIQHKLSLIRDIRTGTKEFREILEEIATLMAYEITRDLPLEDVEIETPVSKCHCKMLAGKKLGVVPILRAGLGMVNGVLRLIPAAKVGHVGLYRDPESLQPVEYYCKLPTDVEERDFIVIDPMLATGGSSAAAIALLKRHGAKNIKLMCLVAAPEGINLVNEQHPDVGIYTAAVDLKLNEHGYIIPGLGDAGDRIFGTK; encoded by the coding sequence ATGCAAGTTCATTTAATTAATCATCCGCTTATTCAGCATAAGCTGTCCTTGATTCGAGACATTCGAACAGGTACGAAAGAATTCAGAGAAATCCTTGAAGAAATTGCCACACTCATGGCTTATGAAATCACACGCGATTTGCCTTTGGAAGATGTGGAAATTGAGACACCCGTGTCCAAATGTCATTGTAAAATGTTGGCGGGAAAAAAGCTGGGTGTTGTGCCCATTTTGCGCGCCGGTTTAGGGATGGTAAATGGCGTATTGAGACTTATTCCCGCAGCGAAAGTCGGTCATGTGGGACTTTATCGTGACCCTGAGTCCCTTCAGCCTGTTGAATATTACTGTAAATTGCCTACCGATGTGGAAGAAAGAGATTTTATTGTGATTGATCCCATGCTTGCGACAGGCGGGTCATCAGCAGCCGCCATTGCTCTTTTGAAGCGTCACGGCGCTAAAAATATCAAATTGATGTGCCTTGTTGCAGCGCCAGAAGGGATCAACCTTGTCAATGAACAGCATCCTGATGTGGGAATTTATACAGCTGCTGTAGATCTTAAATTAAATGAACATGGTTATATTATTCCTGGCCTCGGTGATGCAGGGGATCGTATTTTTGGAACGAAATGA
- the rpiB gene encoding ribose 5-phosphate isomerase B, which produces MVLAIGSDHGGVHLKDEIKHYFTENDIEFFDFGAQVGESVDYPDVAKKLAVAVADGTYERGILICGTGIGVSISANKVHGIRAALCTDVYSAQMAREHNDANILTLGERVTGPGLALMIVETWLNTAFAGGRHARRVNKIMEIEQNR; this is translated from the coding sequence ATGGTGCTTGCTATTGGCAGTGATCATGGCGGAGTTCATTTAAAGGACGAAATAAAACATTATTTCACAGAAAATGACATTGAATTTTTCGATTTTGGTGCGCAGGTCGGCGAATCGGTAGATTATCCCGATGTTGCCAAGAAACTGGCTGTGGCTGTTGCGGATGGCACGTATGAACGGGGTATTTTGATTTGTGGGACAGGCATTGGTGTTTCCATCTCAGCCAACAAAGTACATGGTATTCGGGCGGCTCTTTGTACAGATGTTTATTCGGCACAAATGGCACGAGAACATAATGATGCGAATATTTTAACGCTTGGTGAAAGAGTGACAGGCCCAGGACTGGCGCTTATGATTGTAGAGACATGGTTAAATACAGCTTTTGCCGGTGGGCGTCATGCTCGTCGGGTAAATAAAATTATGGAGATTGAGCAAAACCGTTGA
- a CDS encoding TIGR01440 family protein: protein MEYKEELQQIGCDVRKATEELFSLADLKQGQVFVVGCSTSEVQGEKIGSAGSDEVAKVLLTELRHMADRKLVYLAIQCCEHLNRALVVERSAQQKYGWPEVSVIPVRHAGGALAAQAMQDFTDPVVVEEIAAHAGIDIGCTLIGMHLRPVAVPVRLVQKQVGQALIIAAKTRPKLIGGARAVYQ, encoded by the coding sequence GTGGAATATAAGGAAGAATTGCAACAAATTGGCTGTGACGTTCGTAAGGCAACTGAGGAACTGTTTAGCCTGGCTGATCTGAAACAAGGTCAGGTTTTTGTTGTTGGTTGTAGTACAAGTGAAGTGCAAGGTGAAAAAATCGGTTCAGCTGGTTCTGATGAGGTGGCCAAGGTGCTGTTAACAGAACTGAGGCATATGGCAGATCGTAAGCTCGTTTATTTGGCTATCCAATGTTGTGAGCATTTAAATCGGGCTCTTGTTGTGGAACGTTCAGCACAACAAAAATATGGTTGGCCTGAGGTTTCGGTTATTCCTGTGCGTCATGCTGGTGGAGCTCTGGCAGCGCAGGCCATGCAGGATTTTACGGATCCTGTTGTTGTAGAGGAGATTGCCGCCCATGCAGGCATTGATATTGGCTGTACGTTAATTGGTATGCATTTACGGCCTGTAGCTGTGCCTGTAAGACTTGTGCAAAAACAGGTAGGACAGGCACTGATTATTGCTGCAAAAACGCGTCCAAAGCTTATTGGTGGGGCGCGGGCTGTTTATCAATAA